The sequence GGAGAGCCAGCTTGGCGTGCATCTGATTGATCGCAGTCACCGACAGATTCGACTTACTGATGCCGGCACCCGGCTCCTGCCCCACGCCCGCCGGATCCTCGATGAGATCCACAACGCCCGTATTTCCCTGTCACCGGACAACGAGAAACTCGAGGGCGAACTGCAGATTATCGCCAGCCACCACATCGGGCTCCACCACCTGCCAAGCTGGCTTCGACGATTTACCAGTCACTACCCGGAGGTGAAGCTGAACCTTCAGTTCATGGAATCCGACGCCGCTTACGCCGAGATGCAGAAACGTAACGCCGAACTGGCCTTTGTCACACTCAGTGACAGTATGGAAAGCCACTTCATGGTATACCAGCAGTGGTCAGATCCGATGGCGTTCGTTGTAGGGCCGGAGCATGAGCTTGCCCTGAAAAAATCGGTGTCGCTGGGGGATCTGGCCCGTTATCCGGCAATACTCCCTGATACGACCACCGCCACTTACCGGGCGGTTAGCCGTCTGTTCCTGGAAGCAAACCTGCCGTTACAACAACAGATCCCGACCAACTACCTCGAGACCATCAAAATGATGACCAGTGTCGGGCTCGGATGGAGCGTTCTGCCAATCCGCATGCTTGATGACAGCACGCACAGACTCGCTATGAATTACCCGGTCTCGAGAGTGCTTGGTGCGATCGGTCTTTCAGGGCGCCAACTCAGCCTCGCTGCGAGGACGCTTCTGGAAATTGTCCGCCAGGAAGAAACGGAATGATGAACCACCGATACGATACGTTTAGGAGATTTCATGGGCTTTGACGACTATTTGCGAATTCTGGCCAAACACGATGGCTCGGACCTCTACCTGAGCACTGGCGCCCCGCCCTGCGCCAAGTTTCATGGTTCCCTCAAGCCCATTGACCGGACCCCACTGGCTCCCGGAATCATCAAGGAGATAGCCTATTCGGTGATGGACGACGAACAAGTCACCGAGTTCGAGCAAGAGCTGGAAATGAACCTCGCCTACAGCATTCGCAATGTTGGCCGTTTCCGGATCAACATTTTCCGCCAACGAAATGAGATCTCCATCGTCGCCCGAAACATCGTCACGGAAATCCCCAATGCAGATGACCTCGGCCTCCCTACTATTCTCAAAGACGTCGTCATGGCCAAACGCGGCCTCGTGCTCTTTGTTGGTGCGACGGGTTCGGGTAAGTCAACCTCACTGGCCGCGCTGATTGACCACCGCAATTCCAACTCCGCCGGCCACATCATCACCATCGAAGATCCGGTGGAATACATCCACAGGCACAAGAAAAGCATCGTTAACCAGCGGGAAGTGGGCGTGGATACCCGCAGCTTCCAGAAGGCGCTAAAGAACACATTGCGCCAGGCCCCGGACGTCATCCTGATTGGTGAGATCCGTGACCGCGAAACCATGGAACACGCCCTCGCGTTTGCCGAGACCGGGCACCTGTGTATCTCGACGCTTCACGCCAACAACGCGAACCAGGCGCTCGACAGGATTATCAACTTCTTCCCGGAAGAACGCCGGCCGCAACTGTTGATGGATCTTGCCATGAATCTGCGCGCCTTCGTGTCTCAGCGACTGATACCCACGATCGACAAGAAGCGGTGCGCGGCCATAGAGATTCTGCTGGGAACGCCGACAATCAGCGAACTGATCCTTCGGGGAGAAATCGAAGGCATCAAAGAGATCATGGAAAAATCCGCGAACCTGGGGATGCAGACCTTCGACCTTGCCCTTTTCAACCTCTGGAAGGACGGCAAGATATCCGAGGAGGAAGCACTCAAGAACGCTGATTCTGCCAACAACCTGCGCCTGAAAATCAAACTTCACGGGCAGGGCGGAAAAGACAGCGCATCGGCAGGGCCAGCCAACGGGCCGACCGGCAGTGGCCTGTCGCTTCAGATCGAAGAAGACGAAGACGAGCCCACGGAATAAGGGCATTGCCTCACTGATCCGTAGGCGGGGGCCTGAGCCCCCGCCACGTAATCGCAATGGCCACCAGCATGGCAAAGGCGCCACCCCAAAACGCCGCCGACGTATTAAAGCCTTCGACCAGAAATCCCGACAGCCATGCGCCCAAGGCGCCGCCGGCTCCGAACGTCAGCCCACTGTAGAGCGCCTGGCCCTGGCCATGGTGATGACGCCCGAAAAATCCCTGGATGTATTGAACCGATATTGCGTGGAGTGCTCCATAGGACGCTGCGTGCAGGCACTGGGCGAAAATAAGCACGGCTACCAGATCCGTCATCTCTGCAATCAGGACCCACCGAATCATGGTCAGTGTTAAAGCCCCTATGGCGATTTGTCGGACGCTGAACCGACGGGAAAGTCGGTGCATCACCAAGAACAGACCTATCTCGGCAATGACCCCCAGGGACCACAACAAACCAATGGAAAGCTTGCCGTAACCGTGTTGCTCCAGGTGAATACTGAAAAACGTGTAGTAAGCACCATGGGAGAGCTGAAGCAAAAAATTCATCATAAAAAACGCAATGACCGCGGGGTGCGTCACGATTTCCTTCAGGCTCCCCTCTGGCGCCGCCGACTTACGCTCACCCCGTTCCGAGGGCACCAGGAAGGCCGAGACAGCGATCCCGGCAAACACCGGCAAGAGCAGCCATGGCAGAGTCTGAACCGGAACGAACTCAAGCACACCACCGACTAGCCCAACGGCAACGATGAAGCCGACGGACCCCCAGAGACGGACCTTGCCATACCTTTCCTTGCGGGCCCCCAGTGTTCGGAGCGTAATGACCTCGTAGAGCGGAAGAATGGCGTTCCAGAAAAAGGTAAAGGCCAGCATGACCAGCAACAGCCCGTAAAAACCCGGCTCCAGAAACACACCGGCAAAGAACAGGGAGCCGGTGATTGCACCGAAGCGCACCAGACGCACACGCTGCCCGGTCCGATCGCCGAGCCAGCCCCATACACTGGGCGCAATAATTTTGGTCAGCTGTATGGTCGCCATCAGTGTGGCGATCTGAAGGTAGGAAAAGCCCTGCCCCTCAAGGTAGAGGGACCAATAGGGCAACAGCCCTCCTAGAAGGGCGAAAAACCAGAAGTAGAGATTGGAAAGTCGCCAGTAGATACTCTGCTCTCCAACACAGCGGCTATTCGGGGATCAGATCTGACCAATCACCGGCGTGGACACCGAAACGTCTCCGTTTTGCCCCCGGTGGCGCAGGTAATGGTCCATCAACACAATGGCCATCATTGCTTCAGCAATCGGCGTTGCACGAATGCCAACGCAGGGATCATGACGCCCGGTGGTGATGATCTCCGCAGGATTTCCGTGGACATCGATCCCGCGCCCCGGCAGACGCAGACTGGAGGTCGGCTTGAGGGCAATGCTGGCCAGGATTGGCTGCCCGGACGAGATGCCACCCAACACGCCACCGGCGTTGTTGGACAGAAAGCCCTCCGGGGTCATTTCGTCACGGTGCTCCGTGCCTTTCTGTTCAACGCTGTCGAAGCCGGCACCAATCTCGACACCCTTAACCGCATTGATGCTCATGAGCGCGTGGGCCAGATCGGCATCCAGGCGGTCAAAAACAGGCTCTCCAAAGCCTGGTGGAACCCCTTCTGCAACGACATTAATGCGGGCGCCGATCGAGTCCCCCTCTTTGCGCAAGGCATCCATGTAGGATTCCATTTCCGCGACTTTGTCAGCGTCGGGAGAGAAGAAAGGATTCTGGTGGACTTGATCCCAGTCCAGTTTTTCAACCCTGATGGGGCCGAGCTGGGACAGATATCCCCGGATAACGATACCCAATCTCTGTTCCAGGAACTTACGAGCGACCGCACCGGCGGCAACGCGCATCGCCGTCTCCCTGGCGGATGAACGACCTCCACCACGATAGTCACGAACACCGTACTTGTGCATGTAGGTATAGTCGGCGTGGGCGGGCCGGAACTGCTCTGAAATCTTGGAGTAGTCCTTCGAACGCTGATCCGTGTTTTCGATCAACAGACCTATCGGCGTGCCTGTGGTCTTGCCTTCGAAGACGCCGGAGAGGATCCGGACTTCGTCGGCTTCCCGGCGCTGCGTCGTGTGCCTTGAGGTGCCCGGTTTCCGTCGGTCCAGGTCCCGCTGCATGTCGGCTTCCGAAAGCTCCAGACCCGGAGGGCAGCCGTCTATGATGCAGCCCAGCGCGGCACCGTGGCTTTCACCAAAGGTGGTGACAGTGAACAACTTTCCGAAGGTATTTCCCGACATGATTCAGTACTTTATCCAGTTAATATAAGAAATCCGCTTAAGTACGGCCTTGCCAATCCCGCAGTGTTTCCGCCGTTACCAGAAACACCCCGCTACCGCCGTTTTCAAAGTCCAGCCAGGTCAACGGCAGCTCGGGATAGGCCTCGTCCATGGCGCCCCAGCTGTTGCCGACTTCGACAATCAGCAGACCGTCGGGCGACAAGTGCTCAAGGGCCTTCGCAAGTATCCTGTGAGCAATGTCCAGGCCATCCGCCCCCGCCGCGAGACCAAGTTCGGGCTCGTGGCGGTATTCCTGTGGCATATCTGCCAGATCTTCGGCGTCCACGTATGGGGGATTGCTCAGGATAACATCGTACTGGCCATCAATGTTGCTGAAGACATCGGACTGCAGCGCACGAACCCGGTCACGCACCCCATGGAGATCGATGTTGGACTCCGCCACGTCAAGAGCATCCGTCGATATGTCCGCCAGGTCGACCACGGCATCCTCAAAGACGCTGGCAGCACCAATACCGATGCAACCACTGCCCGTGCACAAATCCAGAATCCGGTGCACAGCCTTGTCACCCAGCCACGGCTGAAGCCCATTCTCGAGCAGTTCACCAATCGGTGATCTGGGCACAAGAACACGTTCGTCGACATGAAACGGCATGCCCATGAACCAGGCTTCGCCCAGCAAATAGGCCAGAGGGACACGTTCACTGATCCGGCGTTCAATGCGCTCATGAATCAGTTGACGCTCCTCGCGCACCAACCGGGCGTCAAGAAACAGGGTATTGTTCTCGAGCGGAAGGTTGAGCGTGCGCATCACCAACTGGACAGCCTCGTCCCAAACGTTATCCGTACCATGACCAAAATACAGCCCGGAGGCTGCAAACTGCGAAGACGCGTACCGCAGGTAGTCGCGGACGGTATGAAGGTCATCAATAGGACTGGTCACGGAATTCGATCCTGTACGGAAATTTGTCAGCGCGGGATTATACGCTCTTTGCCCGTCTGCCTGCAGCCTTTGCCGCTCTGGAGTGGGAAGAATGACGTTAAATAGCGAGGGGCCCGCTGCTGTTTCGGTTCGCCTCAAAACGGTCCAAAGCCGCGGACATCCGCTCACGACCAAGCTGAATGAGCTCAGGCGCCTTGTGATAATCATAGCTCCGGCACGCATTCTTGGGCACGTTGACCAGCAAGTCGGGGGGATAGCCCGCAATTTTGTACTGCACAAGGGCGCTTTGCATGGTTTCGACCGTCAGGTTCATTACATCGAATTTGCCGATGCCAAGCTTGTCCCAGTCTATGGTCTCGTGTTCTTCCTGAGCCTTTTTCTCTGAGGGCGCGGTATCGTTCTTTTTGTGATCTTTCTTGTGCATCTGCCGTGAGATCTTTTCCTCCGGGGTCTCGCCAGTATCCGGCTTTCGAGCAGCAAGTGATTTGAGCGTGTCCCAGTCGAACCAGCGGGAAGCCTTCTCCCGAATCGTATCGACCCACTCATCCATTTCCGTTCCTTCATCAACCTGACTGAAGGCCGCGTCCGGAATCCTGCGACGGCGCTCGTCTTCCCCGCTGAGATTGACGGCGACGATGATGTCTGCGTGGGACGAAATGGTCGGGATGATCGGCAGTGGGTTGAGCAAGGCACCATCGACCAACACCCGGCCGTTCAGCACCAGAGGGGTCACGACACTGGGTATAGCCACAGAGGCTCGGATAGCCTGATCAAGCGGTCCTTCCTGGAACCAGATTTCTTTATGGGCAAGCAGATCCGTCGCCACAGCCGTGAAGGCAATCGGGAGATCTTCGATCCGGGTATCCCCCAGCATTTCCCGAACCACCGAAAAGATCTTCTCACCCCGGATGGCACCCACGGAATTGAACGTGACATCGAGAAGTTTCAGAACATCGAACTGACCAAGGCCGGTCACCCAGTCCTTGTAGTCCTGCATTTTTCCCGTAGCGAACATGCCCCCGATCAAGGCCCCCATAGAGCATCCGGAAATCGCGACAATGTCGTAACCACGCTCTACCAGAACCTCGATGGCACCAATATGGGCATAACCCCGGGCGCCGCCACTTCCGAGTGTCAGCGCGACGGTTTTTCGCTGGCCCGCGGTTCGGGTCTGTTTGGAAGCCGGTTCTGACGTCGTCGCGGATACATTGGAGCTTTTCAGGACCGTGGAGACGCCATCCTCCGCTCCCGAGTCCACGGTTTCCTCAGTCTCGGGATCGTTGCCATTCCCGGATGTGCCCATAGTTCCTACCTCGTGATGACCGTGACTTCCACCCGATCGCCCTGACGATCCGGATCAGCCAGGGGAACACTCGGGCCAACAATAATGAGTTTCTGCTGCTCTATCGAAACGCCGGTCTTTAACAGCACCTCGGATAGCGACTTCGTTGCGCCCGACGCACGCTCCATGGCGTCCTCAAAGCTTTCTTCGGCGCCAAGTGCGGAAAAACCGGAAAGAACAACGAGAGTTCCCTCTTCATCGGACCAGTCGGAAATCTTGCGACGATCCCTGGCCGACCAGTCGAAGCGATAAGTGATCCCACCGGTCCAGGGCACTATAACCGGTCCGCGAATCCGGCTATCAACGCTGCCGAGACCCGGTACCCGTACTCCCGGTTCCACAGCAAGGTGTTCGATCCAGACATATTCGCGGAGGTTACCCCGAGTGACTGTGTAAATCAGGGTCAGCCAGCGGCTGCCGTCGTTGGCCGTGGTCCCCGCCACCAGGTAATCCTGGGTGCCATCACGACCGTACAGCACCCTTTGGCCAAATATCTGGTTGGCCCAGACGTTACTGCGTCCGCACGAGATGCCGTTACAGTCAAAAAGGATCTGCGCTCCCCGGTCCTGCAAAAGACGGAGATAATGCTCGCGCGCCTTGTCGCGCCCAGAATCCCGGGCAATCTCGTAGAGCCGGCCTTCACCGGTGACCGGAAGCCTCGCCATGGTTTCGGACCGGATCTGGTTATTGACCTCCCGGACGGGACTGAACAGGACCAGGTGCCCGGGGGACTCGATATCTACTGTGGTCTCAAGAGTGGACTGCGGAAACGGTTCGGGCATTTGCGCGGGAATCGCCGCTGCAGCCACCTCCGGTAGACAGCTTGCAAGCAAGGCGATGCATTGGAAGAAACGATGGTTCAGCAAGGAGCTACTCATTTTTCAGGAAGTTTCTGATGGCCTCCGCAACGGGGCGAGTATCACCATCCAGATGGCAATGGTGCCCGCCCGGCACGTGGGCAATCTCAAGGGAATTGATCACTTCACGCCGCTCGTCCAGGCCCTCTCTGAATGCAAGCAGACCTTTGTCGGCCCGGACGAACAGAGTCGGGGTAACGATCGCCTTCAACGACTCGATAACCTGATCCTCGTTCATCATCAGGGGCGAAGGATGTCTGAGCCTTGGATCGGTTCGCCAGACGTAGCCACCCGCCTCTGCTTTCATATTGCGAGGGATGAGCGTCAATGCAGCTTCGGGGCTCAAGGGGCTCAAACCACCTTCCCTCGCTTTGGCCGCAGCCTGAATATCCGGATAGACGGTTTGGCGGCCAGACCCCGCGAGCCGTTTCTTGATTGCACGCCTGAGTTGGGGAATGGTTTCCTCAACCGATCGACTGATGGCGCCAAGGCTGTCAATCATGGCTAATTTACCGACTTTCTCGGGAAAGGCGGCTGCATACAACGCACAGACTATGCCGCCCAGGGAGTGTCCTACGAGATCCACCCGGGTTTCACCACTATCCGAGAAATGCGTCTCCACCAATTCCGCGAGGTCGGCTACGTAATCCATGAGCAGGTAGCTCTGACCCCCGGGCCGATGACCAGACTGACCATGCCCTGCCATATCAATGGCATGGACGTTTGCCAGACCGGTCAGTTCGGGTGCCAGTTTGATGAACGTCAAACTGTTATCCAGCCAGCCGTGGAGCAAAAGCACCGTTCTTTTCACGGCTTCGTCCGATCTGGCGGGCCAGGTCACTCCTGCAAGCGACAGGTTCCGCAGAGGCCATTCAGATTCCCGGAACCCTGCGGTACTTTTAATGGCCTCCGACGACATGGCGAAATCATTCATGGCGGGATCAGCCTCACATCGTATGGGTCGGCCGATCGGAGCTCAGTGACCCCGCGAGGTAGGATTCGATCTTGGTACGGGCGGTTTCATCATCACCATTGAACTGGACACCTATCCCGGCCGCCCGATTTCCCTGGGCGCCTTTCGGTGTAATCCAGATGACTTTTCCGGCCACAGGAATTTTTTCCGGCTCATCCATTAGATTTAACAGCAGGAAAACCTCATCACCCAACTGGTACTGTTTCTGGGTAGGAATGAACAGTCCACCCTGGCGGATGTATGGCATGTATGCGGCATAGAGTACCGCCTTGTCCTTGATGGTCAGGGTTAGAATGCCACTGCGTGCACCAAATCCGGGCCCCATAACTGACACCTTTGTTGTGATAACTCGATAAATCGTCGTATCAGGGACGAAAAATCCCTGTCATTTCGCAATCATAGCAGCTGAATACGCCAAAGGCGCAATGCGCTGAGGTTGCGGGCCTCAGCCTGCCCGCCGTTTCATGGGCATCAGCTTTTGCCAGGCGATCAGCAGCCGGCTGGCTTCCAGTTCCGGATTGGCGTTGTAGACACCCGCCGCCCGAGACTCCCTTACCATATCCAACAACTCGTGGGCTCGCCACGCCGGATTGATGCGAGCGAGATAGCCCAGCATTTCTTCCGCTTCGTGATCATGGGCATTGCCTCCGGAACTCAGCCGGGCCAAATCTGCCGCCCATCCCTCAAACAACCAGAGACTGCCCTCAAGACCCAATGCCTTGAATGCCTTGGCAGCCTCTGCCACCGGTATCTTGGCCTTCATGAACTGCTTGAAGCGGGCGAATGCCTCGTCGCGAAGATTGAGAAAATCCCCGGTCGCATAGTCCAGAGCCAGTCGGGGCGCATTGCCGGACAGCATCAGGGCCTTGGTAAGAGTTTCGGCAGAGGGTCTGTCCGCTTCTTCCAGCGCCTGAACTTTGTCCACCAGCCACGCGCTTGCCGACTCAGCATCAGGGGTCGGGATGGCCAAGCTCTGGCAGCGGGAGCGAATGGTTGGCAAAACCGGTCTTCCGCTCTCCTGCAGCAAGAGAAGCGTAACGTCCGGGAGAGGCTCCTCCAATGTCTTCAGCAGCGCATTGGCCGCATTGAGATTCAGTTGGTCAGCCCGATCAATGATAGCGACTTTGCGCCGGGCAACCTGGGGGGACGCGACTGCAAAGGTCGACAACGCCCTGATCTGGTCCACTTTGACCATTCGGGATTTTTCGGGGGCATAAACACGTACGTCGGGATGACTCGACGCGGCGTAAAGCTCGCATTGTTTACACCGTCCACAGGCGACAGGTTCGCCTGCCTCTTGACCGGTCGGGCTGTCACACAACAAAAGTTCGGCGACGGCGTCGGCCCAGACACGTTTGCCCACACCCCGTTCCCCGGTGATGATCAATGCATGGGGAAGTCTGCCTTCCGACAGGCGGCGCTGAACCGCTGACCAGGCTTTTTTGTGCCAGGGCATATTGCGTGAAATGTCGGTCACGGACGCTTTCCTGCTGTTGAGTGAGAACGGCGCATCTGCTTTTTCATGGTCGCCAGCAGCCGGCGGAGGCGTCTCAGGTCGCCATCCCCGCTTTCTCCTGAATGGTCGCTATAGTAATGGCTGTTGACCGTCCGGGCAAAGAGTCGGGCGGACTCTGCC is a genomic window of Marinobacter sp. F4206 containing:
- a CDS encoding PilZ domain-containing protein translates to MGPGFGARSGILTLTIKDKAVLYAAYMPYIRQGGLFIPTQKQYQLGDEVFLLLNLMDEPEKIPVAGKVIWITPKGAQGNRAAGIGVQFNGDDETARTKIESYLAGSLSSDRPTHTM
- a CDS encoding LysR family transcriptional regulator is translated as MESNALRAFLTIVDQGSFSEAAELLHLTQPAISKRLAALESQLGVHLIDRSHRQIRLTDAGTRLLPHARRILDEIHNARISLSPDNEKLEGELQIIASHHIGLHHLPSWLRRFTSHYPEVKLNLQFMESDAAYAEMQKRNAELAFVTLSDSMESHFMVYQQWSDPMAFVVGPEHELALKKSVSLGDLARYPAILPDTTTATYRAVSRLFLEANLPLQQQIPTNYLETIKMMTSVGLGWSVLPIRMLDDSTHRLAMNYPVSRVLGAIGLSGRQLSLAARTLLEIVRQEETE
- the prmB gene encoding 50S ribosomal protein L3 N(5)-glutamine methyltransferase: MTSPIDDLHTVRDYLRYASSQFAASGLYFGHGTDNVWDEAVQLVMRTLNLPLENNTLFLDARLVREERQLIHERIERRISERVPLAYLLGEAWFMGMPFHVDERVLVPRSPIGELLENGLQPWLGDKAVHRILDLCTGSGCIGIGAASVFEDAVVDLADISTDALDVAESNIDLHGVRDRVRALQSDVFSNIDGQYDVILSNPPYVDAEDLADMPQEYRHEPELGLAAGADGLDIAHRILAKALEHLSPDGLLIVEVGNSWGAMDEAYPELPLTWLDFENGGSGVFLVTAETLRDWQGRT
- a CDS encoding patatin-like phospholipase family protein → MGTSGNGNDPETEETVDSGAEDGVSTVLKSSNVSATTSEPASKQTRTAGQRKTVALTLGSGGARGYAHIGAIEVLVERGYDIVAISGCSMGALIGGMFATGKMQDYKDWVTGLGQFDVLKLLDVTFNSVGAIRGEKIFSVVREMLGDTRIEDLPIAFTAVATDLLAHKEIWFQEGPLDQAIRASVAIPSVVTPLVLNGRVLVDGALLNPLPIIPTISSHADIIVAVNLSGEDERRRRIPDAAFSQVDEGTEMDEWVDTIREKASRWFDWDTLKSLAARKPDTGETPEEKISRQMHKKDHKKNDTAPSEKKAQEEHETIDWDKLGIGKFDVMNLTVETMQSALVQYKIAGYPPDLLVNVPKNACRSYDYHKAPELIQLGRERMSAALDRFEANRNSSGPLAI
- the aroC gene encoding chorismate synthase gives rise to the protein MSGNTFGKLFTVTTFGESHGAALGCIIDGCPPGLELSEADMQRDLDRRKPGTSRHTTQRREADEVRILSGVFEGKTTGTPIGLLIENTDQRSKDYSKISEQFRPAHADYTYMHKYGVRDYRGGGRSSARETAMRVAAGAVARKFLEQRLGIVIRGYLSQLGPIRVEKLDWDQVHQNPFFSPDADKVAEMESYMDALRKEGDSIGARINVVAEGVPPGFGEPVFDRLDADLAHALMSINAVKGVEIGAGFDSVEQKGTEHRDEMTPEGFLSNNAGGVLGGISSGQPILASIALKPTSSLRLPGRGIDVHGNPAEIITTGRHDPCVGIRATPIAEAMMAIVLMDHYLRHRGQNGDVSVSTPVIGQI
- a CDS encoding MFS transporter — encoded protein: MPYWSLYLEGQGFSYLQIATLMATIQLTKIIAPSVWGWLGDRTGQRVRLVRFGAITGSLFFAGVFLEPGFYGLLLVMLAFTFFWNAILPLYEVITLRTLGARKERYGKVRLWGSVGFIVAVGLVGGVLEFVPVQTLPWLLLPVFAGIAVSAFLVPSERGERKSAAPEGSLKEIVTHPAVIAFFMMNFLLQLSHGAYYTFFSIHLEQHGYGKLSIGLLWSLGVIAEIGLFLVMHRLSRRFSVRQIAIGALTLTMIRWVLIAEMTDLVAVLIFAQCLHAASYGALHAISVQYIQGFFGRHHHGQGQALYSGLTFGAGGALGAWLSGFLVEGFNTSAAFWGGAFAMLVAIAITWRGLRPPPTDQ
- the holB gene encoding DNA polymerase III subunit delta', with amino-acid sequence MTDISRNMPWHKKAWSAVQRRLSEGRLPHALIITGERGVGKRVWADAVAELLLCDSPTGQEAGEPVACGRCKQCELYAASSHPDVRVYAPEKSRMVKVDQIRALSTFAVASPQVARRKVAIIDRADQLNLNAANALLKTLEEPLPDVTLLLLQESGRPVLPTIRSRCQSLAIPTPDAESASAWLVDKVQALEEADRPSAETLTKALMLSGNAPRLALDYATGDFLNLRDEAFARFKQFMKAKIPVAEAAKAFKALGLEGSLWLFEGWAADLARLSSGGNAHDHEAEEMLGYLARINPAWRAHELLDMVRESRAAGVYNANPELEASRLLIAWQKLMPMKRRAG
- a CDS encoding alpha/beta fold hydrolase, giving the protein MNDFAMSSEAIKSTAGFRESEWPLRNLSLAGVTWPARSDEAVKRTVLLLHGWLDNSLTFIKLAPELTGLANVHAIDMAGHGQSGHRPGGQSYLLMDYVADLAELVETHFSDSGETRVDLVGHSLGGIVCALYAAAFPEKVGKLAMIDSLGAISRSVEETIPQLRRAIKKRLAGSGRQTVYPDIQAAAKAREGGLSPLSPEAALTLIPRNMKAEAGGYVWRTDPRLRHPSPLMMNEDQVIESLKAIVTPTLFVRADKGLLAFREGLDERREVINSLEIAHVPGGHHCHLDGDTRPVAEAIRNFLKNE
- a CDS encoding PilT/PilU family type 4a pilus ATPase, whose translation is MGFDDYLRILAKHDGSDLYLSTGAPPCAKFHGSLKPIDRTPLAPGIIKEIAYSVMDDEQVTEFEQELEMNLAYSIRNVGRFRINIFRQRNEISIVARNIVTEIPNADDLGLPTILKDVVMAKRGLVLFVGATGSGKSTSLAALIDHRNSNSAGHIITIEDPVEYIHRHKKSIVNQREVGVDTRSFQKALKNTLRQAPDVILIGEIRDRETMEHALAFAETGHLCISTLHANNANQALDRIINFFPEERRPQLLMDLAMNLRAFVSQRLIPTIDKKRCAAIEILLGTPTISELILRGEIEGIKEIMEKSANLGMQTFDLALFNLWKDGKISEEEALKNADSANNLRLKIKLHGQGGKDSASAGPANGPTGSGLSLQIEEDEDEPTE
- a CDS encoding DUF4892 domain-containing protein → MLNHRFFQCIALLASCLPEVAAAAIPAQMPEPFPQSTLETTVDIESPGHLVLFSPVREVNNQIRSETMARLPVTGEGRLYEIARDSGRDKAREHYLRLLQDRGAQILFDCNGISCGRSNVWANQIFGQRVLYGRDGTQDYLVAGTTANDGSRWLTLIYTVTRGNLREYVWIEHLAVEPGVRVPGLGSVDSRIRGPVIVPWTGGITYRFDWSARDRRKISDWSDEEGTLVVLSGFSALGAEESFEDAMERASGATKSLSEVLLKTGVSIEQQKLIIVGPSVPLADPDRQGDRVEVTVITR